The following are encoded in a window of Solidesulfovibrio magneticus RS-1 genomic DNA:
- a CDS encoding glycosyltransferase family 39 protein has product MWRTRFVFWFSGLSRPRRGLLPLVLALAAVRVVAVAQIQLPFNGWDELPHLAVAYHVHKTGVMPTPRTPMPRELVPFITAHPHPTTSLSMLRGIDAKPYPGGDPACSLEPAKRFDMFCYQAQHGPLLYFLAAPFLSGSDPASLLAWADGVRLVNGLLLLPTLFLWHRLLRRVFPLDGRLSWLPDGVIVLAASFSYVFYNFARFSNDALALFLGTSALALYLLHIAPRPLAAPGRLWRYALLGAVIGLAVLAKSTTLALVPALGLSVLWQGRRPGSRRAALVCAAALAGGYLAVAGWHHAVNFARYGQPTAMQEAALNAKQGYGPARYFKAASNLGYGVFRNPVLYNAIPHVAGWSNLRSPDWMSSVFKLAVTFCAAALAVALARSRARREAGRLGGGVACLGLLWLFTVAALGYHAVHSAARWGVPTTGGWYGMLALPVTLAALLAGPALCGRRAGSLALLLLAGVLSAAFLDGTYGVLPFQETGAAGLSEAGSVLAGHHALLRIPLPVFLAADVLCLAGCLILVLEAVWRSETAGKVVALHAINVRARRRAAPLEATLAPIGAAERALP; this is encoded by the coding sequence ATGTGGCGTACGCGTTTCGTCTTCTGGTTTTCCGGTTTGTCCCGGCCCCGAAGAGGGCTGCTCCCCTTGGTCCTGGCGCTGGCCGCCGTGCGCGTGGTCGCCGTGGCCCAGATCCAGCTGCCGTTTAACGGCTGGGACGAGCTGCCGCATCTGGCCGTGGCCTACCACGTCCACAAGACCGGGGTGATGCCCACGCCCCGCACACCCATGCCGCGCGAACTCGTGCCCTTCATCACGGCCCATCCCCACCCGACCACGTCGCTGTCCATGCTGCGCGGCATCGACGCCAAGCCCTATCCCGGCGGCGATCCGGCCTGTTCCCTGGAGCCGGCCAAGCGCTTCGACATGTTCTGCTACCAGGCCCAGCACGGGCCGCTGCTCTATTTTCTGGCCGCGCCGTTTCTGTCCGGCTCGGACCCGGCCAGCCTGCTGGCCTGGGCCGACGGCGTGCGTTTGGTCAACGGGCTGCTGCTGTTGCCCACGCTTTTCTTGTGGCATCGCCTCCTGCGCCGGGTGTTCCCCCTCGATGGGCGGCTGTCCTGGCTGCCCGACGGCGTGATCGTGTTGGCGGCCAGCTTTTCCTACGTCTTTTATAACTTTGCCCGGTTTTCCAACGACGCGTTGGCCCTTTTTCTCGGCACGTCCGCCTTGGCCCTGTACCTGCTGCATATCGCGCCGCGCCCGCTGGCCGCGCCCGGTCGGCTCTGGCGCTACGCCCTGCTTGGCGCGGTCATCGGGCTGGCCGTGCTGGCCAAGTCCACCACCCTGGCCCTTGTTCCGGCCCTGGGCCTGTCCGTCCTTTGGCAGGGCCGCCGCCCCGGGAGCCGTCGGGCGGCGCTGGTCTGCGCCGCCGCCCTGGCCGGGGGCTACCTCGCCGTGGCCGGCTGGCATCATGCCGTCAATTTCGCCAGGTACGGCCAGCCCACGGCCATGCAGGAGGCGGCGCTAAACGCCAAACAGGGGTACGGCCCGGCCCGTTACTTCAAGGCGGCGTCCAACCTGGGCTACGGCGTCTTTCGCAACCCCGTGCTCTACAACGCCATCCCCCATGTGGCCGGCTGGTCCAACCTGCGTTCGCCGGATTGGATGAGCAGCGTCTTCAAGCTGGCCGTGACGTTTTGCGCCGCTGCCCTGGCCGTGGCTCTGGCCCGCTCTAGGGCACGGCGCGAGGCCGGACGGCTCGGCGGCGGCGTGGCCTGCCTGGGGCTTTTGTGGCTGTTCACCGTGGCCGCCCTGGGCTACCACGCCGTGCACTCGGCCGCCCGCTGGGGCGTGCCCACCACCGGCGGCTGGTACGGCATGTTGGCCCTGCCCGTGACCTTGGCCGCCCTGCTCGCCGGCCCGGCCCTGTGCGGCCGGCGCGCGGGAAGCCTGGCCCTGCTGCTGCTGGCCGGGGTGTTGAGTGCCGCCTTTCTCGACGGCACGTACGGCGTACTGCCGTTTCAGGAGACGGGCGCGGCCGGATTGAGCGAGGCCGGGAGCGTGTTGGCCGGCCATCACGCCCTGCTGCGCATTCCTCTGCCGGTATTCCTGGCGGCTGACGTTTTGTGTCTGGCGGGCTGCCTGATCCTGGTCCTGGAGGCGGTCTGGCGCTCGGAAACAGCCGGCAAGGTTGTGGCGTTGCATGCAATCAACGTGAGAGCACGGCGGCGGGCCGCGCCCCTGGAGGCCACCCTGGCCCCGATTGGCGCGGCGGAAAGGGCCTTGCCGTAA
- a CDS encoding methyl-accepting chemotaxis protein: protein MSLKYKLILFCLAISILPLAVTAVVSMRQAGSILGEQAFAGLEAARDSRKQALEAAAATWLREAAILAKVKEVYNGVGMLRDYFMLGKPGVRVETATDEYKDLRDYVAPPFTPFTEVLGFEDALVVADDGRVYYAAKGGQEVGEDLKAGPLKDSSLAAAWKGAMAGKITFADFAPYAPLGGEPAAFVAAPIKNHVGTMIEAAAVLRVPRAELARIMGQGEAAGMAREFVLVGADGGVRVASTQGLAAISGVSADTAQKALAGQTGDASGPDEGGQETLAAYAPVVFGETPFALVARTPADEAFAAARGLRHVSLAVAGVTAGLVLLAVTLFLRKEILKPLAGILDYLAAVTHGDFAAAPPATLRGEMERLRQGLIAMVAEIKNKLGFSSSILKAITLPCLVADIDGRVTFVNPALLHLLGRGDDYKAVLGRPAAEVLGRNPELTSQLTGCLTDRACRLGVETLLSDGSDDLRHVRVDTAPLYDLDEGLIGAFALVVDLTDVKSTEALVVSRNETLRRAALQAEDIARHVASRAEALSGRVVAVSDGAMTQTAQLQETVGAIAGLNQALDAVAAGADGAAGGAEAAMGQAKAGREAVEQTARAISQVRELSGELRASMDALGDRAASIGGIISVISDIADQTNLLALNAAIEAARAGDAGRGFAVVADEVRKLAEKTMLATREVSSSVHAVLAAVDDSAAKAAGAAAAVAQADGLVAGSGRTLAAIVESCEDAARAVREIAASAKTQATAHDEINRAVYSIGEVAEETARDMDEAAGAVSDLAGQAGDLMRLIEEMRG, encoded by the coding sequence ATGAGCCTCAAATACAAGCTTATCCTTTTTTGTCTGGCCATCAGCATCCTGCCCCTGGCGGTCACGGCCGTGGTCAGCATGCGCCAGGCCGGCAGCATCCTCGGCGAACAGGCCTTCGCCGGCCTGGAAGCCGCCCGGGACAGCCGCAAACAGGCCCTGGAGGCAGCGGCGGCCACCTGGCTGCGCGAGGCGGCCATCCTGGCCAAGGTCAAGGAAGTGTATAACGGCGTGGGCATGTTGCGGGACTATTTCATGCTCGGCAAACCCGGCGTGCGGGTGGAGACGGCCACCGACGAATACAAGGATCTGCGCGACTACGTGGCCCCGCCCTTTACCCCCTTCACCGAGGTGCTCGGGTTCGAGGACGCCCTGGTGGTGGCCGACGACGGCCGGGTCTATTACGCGGCCAAGGGCGGCCAGGAGGTCGGCGAGGACCTCAAGGCGGGGCCGCTCAAGGATTCCAGCCTGGCCGCTGCCTGGAAAGGGGCCATGGCCGGCAAGATCACTTTTGCCGATTTCGCGCCCTATGCGCCCCTGGGCGGCGAGCCGGCCGCGTTTGTGGCCGCGCCCATCAAAAACCATGTCGGCACCATGATCGAGGCCGCCGCCGTGCTGCGCGTGCCGCGCGCCGAGCTGGCCCGCATCATGGGCCAGGGCGAGGCGGCCGGCATGGCCCGGGAGTTTGTGCTGGTGGGGGCCGACGGCGGCGTGCGCGTGGCCTCAACCCAGGGGCTGGCCGCCATTTCCGGCGTGTCCGCCGACACCGCCCAAAAAGCCCTGGCCGGCCAGACCGGCGACGCCTCCGGCCCGGACGAGGGCGGCCAGGAGACCCTGGCCGCGTATGCGCCGGTGGTCTTTGGCGAAACGCCCTTTGCCCTGGTGGCCCGTACCCCGGCCGACGAGGCCTTTGCCGCCGCCCGGGGCCTGCGCCATGTCTCCCTGGCCGTGGCCGGGGTGACGGCCGGGTTGGTGCTCCTGGCCGTGACGCTGTTTTTGCGCAAGGAAATCCTCAAGCCCCTGGCTGGTATTCTCGACTATCTGGCCGCCGTCACCCACGGCGACTTCGCGGCCGCGCCACCGGCGACCCTTCGCGGTGAAATGGAACGCCTGCGCCAGGGCTTGATCGCCATGGTGGCGGAAATCAAGAACAAGCTCGGCTTTTCCTCAAGCATTTTGAAAGCCATCACCCTGCCCTGCCTGGTCGCCGACATTGACGGCCGGGTGACCTTCGTCAACCCGGCCCTGCTCCATCTGCTCGGGCGCGGCGACGATTACAAGGCCGTTCTCGGCCGACCGGCGGCCGAGGTCCTGGGCCGCAACCCGGAGCTGACCAGCCAGTTGACGGGCTGCCTCACCGACCGGGCCTGCAGGCTGGGGGTCGAAACCCTGTTGTCCGACGGCTCGGACGATCTGCGCCATGTGCGCGTGGACACCGCGCCGCTCTATGACCTCGACGAGGGCCTCATCGGGGCCTTTGCCCTGGTGGTGGACCTGACCGACGTCAAATCCACCGAGGCGCTCGTGGTCAGCCGTAACGAGACCCTGCGCCGGGCCGCCCTCCAGGCCGAGGACATCGCCCGCCACGTGGCCTCCCGGGCCGAGGCCCTGTCCGGCCGGGTGGTGGCCGTGTCCGACGGGGCCATGACCCAGACCGCCCAGCTCCAGGAGACCGTCGGGGCCATCGCCGGCCTCAACCAGGCCCTGGACGCCGTGGCCGCCGGGGCCGACGGCGCGGCCGGCGGGGCCGAAGCGGCCATGGGCCAGGCCAAGGCCGGCCGCGAGGCCGTGGAGCAGACCGCCCGGGCCATCAGCCAAGTGCGCGAGCTGTCCGGCGAGCTGCGGGCCAGCATGGACGCCCTGGGCGACCGGGCCGCCTCCATCGGCGGCATCATTTCCGTCATCTCCGACATCGCCGACCAGACCAACCTGCTGGCGCTTAACGCCGCCATCGAGGCGGCCCGGGCCGGCGACGCCGGGCGCGGGTTTGCCGTGGTGGCCGACGAAGTCCGCAAGCTGGCCGAAAAAACCATGCTGGCCACCCGCGAGGTCTCAAGTTCGGTCCATGCCGTGCTGGCCGCCGTGGACGACAGCGCGGCCAAGGCGGCCGGCGCGGCCGCGGCCGTGGCCCAGGCCGACGGGTTGGTGGCCGGCTCGGGCCGCACCCTGGCCGCCATTGTGGAAAGCTGCGAGGACGCCGCCCGGGCCGTGCGCGAGATCGCCGCCTCGGCCAAGACCCAGGCCACGGCCCACGACGAGATCAACCGGGCCGTCTACTCCATCGGCGAGGTGGCCGAGGAAACCGCCCGGGATATGGACGAGGCCGCCGGGGCCGTTTCCGACCTGGCCGGCCAGGCCGGCGACCTCATGCGCCTTATCGAGGAGATGCGAGGCTAA
- a CDS encoding glycosyltransferase, producing the protein MRFTKALLISHITDLAGPSEALENYLKARSDVLGIIYHPFHYCSDRRSIARKYVGGRLVSEKKRCGAALPGLVTYFKDAFFSVFFFLGFFSRFETCVACDPLNGVVAMVLKRLGLIRRVVYYTIDWMPERFASKMLNKLYHALDRFCLDNCDAAWNISPRIVEIRREQGLPDDRNVLVPVGVDLEKIDLPDKSAKTPRDVVLLGALSPSKGVDLVIEAWPALTQRFPGLTLHVIGKTPNNAIEDGVVYAPYEPRLTALGESVVLHGVMNHDKVLETLPAFDLSLALYRPTDNNLSRWADPSRVKDYLACGLPVVITDVPEIAKDVDALAAGVVAPYTVDGVATAIAAMVEDPDRWRAMRQAAVAYMQRYRWSAIFDASFEAALAPPVR; encoded by the coding sequence ATGCGCTTCACCAAAGCCCTGCTCATCAGCCATATCACCGATCTGGCCGGCCCTTCGGAAGCCCTGGAGAACTACCTCAAGGCCCGAAGCGACGTTTTGGGGATCATCTACCACCCCTTCCACTACTGCTCGGACCGGCGCTCCATCGCCCGCAAATACGTCGGCGGCCGGCTCGTCTCGGAAAAAAAGCGTTGCGGCGCGGCGCTGCCGGGGCTGGTCACCTATTTCAAGGACGCCTTTTTCTCGGTCTTTTTCTTCCTCGGCTTTTTTTCGCGCTTCGAGACCTGCGTGGCCTGCGACCCCTTAAACGGCGTGGTGGCCATGGTGCTCAAACGCCTGGGACTCATCCGGCGGGTGGTCTACTACACCATAGACTGGATGCCTGAGCGCTTCGCCAGCAAGATGCTCAATAAGCTCTACCACGCCCTGGACCGCTTTTGTCTGGACAACTGCGACGCGGCCTGGAACATCTCGCCGCGCATCGTGGAGATTCGCCGGGAGCAAGGGCTGCCCGACGACCGCAACGTGCTGGTGCCCGTGGGCGTGGATCTTGAAAAGATCGACCTGCCCGACAAGTCGGCCAAAACCCCGCGCGACGTCGTGCTGCTGGGAGCGCTGAGCCCGTCCAAGGGCGTGGATCTGGTCATCGAGGCCTGGCCGGCCCTGACCCAGCGCTTCCCGGGACTGACGCTGCACGTCATCGGCAAGACGCCCAACAACGCCATCGAGGACGGCGTGGTCTACGCGCCTTACGAGCCGCGCCTGACCGCCCTTGGGGAGAGCGTGGTGCTCCACGGCGTCATGAACCACGACAAGGTGCTGGAAACCCTGCCGGCCTTCGACCTGAGCCTCGCGCTCTACCGCCCCACGGACAACAACCTGTCGCGCTGGGCCGATCCCAGCCGGGTCAAGGACTATCTGGCCTGCGGCCTGCCGGTGGTCATCACCGACGTGCCGGAAATCGCCAAGGACGTGGACGCGCTCGCGGCCGGCGTGGTCGCGCCTTACACCGTGGACGGGGTGGCTACGGCCATCGCCGCCATGGTCGAGGACCCGGATCGCTGGCGGGCCATGCGCCAGGCGGCCGTGGCCTACATGCAGCGCTACCGCTGGTCGGCCATCTTCGACGCCTCCTTCGAGGCGGCCCTGGCCCCGCCGGTGCGCTAG
- a CDS encoding DUF2079 domain-containing protein: MLKDHAPALLPEPPARKVGGAVFAGLFGVLAVMSCLKYLALHSTVFDLGVFLSNLHSLHVAGQWWRAFLGHAQPLLPVYAQVYRLAPDQAAPLALLVSQAFVLALPAFFAGRRHGTLAAMAYALFFPVWTNALFDFHLDHLLVPILYGFLAAATTGRIGWAVVLGLAPSLVKEPYALTTICCGAYLWLCEGRRSPGLFLAAFGALYFYVTTSLIVPFCTADAGLGIQSGAFSWLGGSPGAALVTLITQPGKVLAVVFGVPGKWKYLFFLFGSLIFFPLLRPKLLLPALPTIALSLLSTNPSYYGWANHYTAGAAGVLFFAFCQVLGPVRVLARQSGAGAGRVVFAVMGWLAIAHVMLAPSPVSRLFWTTDSFAFSSDAYEPTARDAAILAEILKVVPQDPRVAVVSQNTLNWGALAERLDYNSFPLGVFEPHPVRDLSGATWADFWTFVRTRQTPNLPVRSWQAQYVLLDLTRPWFVLDRGCEFIQGACRDEDVAREFNVFVIRARQEFEALYDQGGFLILRRPKPATPPPAPALLPAEAAAAGQPAEGVAASPSVNQPVVQPAAQPATPGQPPAVVGSPATAAPGAAVPTGQTSATPKTGPAQATPATAAPAAPGSALAPAGPPQTTPEGDLGTEIEVEVLDRFPSQRAKKLKPAGREGEAAPADQPGPSGGQPAPATPPASSGVPTPADASAAEGDVPTKRPQRQRRPKPDAPEAAPSSEAAPGQPATSSAVIPAPADTPAAEGEAPAKRPQRQRRPKPETVEAAPSSEAGQGQPAAAPSGQTLGQSPNLAPDAAPADEAAPRPKPRPRRPKNVETIEAGQPAPQPAPAAPATTP; the protein is encoded by the coding sequence ATGCTTAAGGACCACGCCCCGGCACTTTTGCCCGAGCCGCCCGCCCGCAAGGTCGGCGGCGCGGTCTTCGCCGGGCTGTTCGGCGTCCTGGCCGTGATGTCGTGCCTGAAATACCTGGCCCTGCATTCCACGGTCTTCGACCTTGGCGTCTTTCTGTCCAACCTCCACTCACTCCATGTGGCCGGCCAGTGGTGGCGGGCGTTTCTCGGCCATGCCCAGCCGTTGTTGCCGGTCTACGCCCAGGTCTACCGGCTGGCGCCGGACCAGGCCGCGCCGCTGGCGCTATTGGTGTCCCAGGCCTTCGTCCTGGCCCTGCCGGCCTTTTTCGCCGGCCGCCGCCATGGCACTTTGGCCGCCATGGCCTATGCCCTGTTTTTCCCGGTCTGGACCAACGCGCTGTTTGACTTTCACCTCGACCATCTGCTCGTGCCCATCCTCTACGGCTTCCTGGCCGCCGCCACCACCGGCCGCATCGGCTGGGCCGTGGTGCTTGGGCTGGCCCCGTCCCTGGTCAAGGAACCCTACGCCCTGACCACGATTTGTTGTGGGGCCTATCTGTGGCTGTGCGAGGGCCGGCGCAGTCCGGGGCTGTTCCTGGCCGCTTTCGGGGCGCTCTATTTTTATGTGACGACGTCTTTGATCGTGCCCTTTTGCACCGCCGACGCCGGCCTTGGCATCCAAAGCGGAGCCTTCTCCTGGCTCGGCGGCAGCCCGGGCGCGGCCCTGGTCACCCTGATCACCCAGCCTGGCAAGGTGCTTGCCGTGGTGTTCGGCGTGCCGGGCAAATGGAAGTACCTCTTTTTCCTTTTTGGCTCTCTGATCTTTTTTCCGTTGCTGCGGCCCAAGCTCCTGCTGCCGGCCTTGCCGACCATCGCCCTGTCGCTGCTCTCCACCAACCCGAGCTATTACGGCTGGGCCAACCACTACACCGCCGGCGCGGCCGGGGTGCTCTTTTTCGCCTTTTGCCAGGTGCTCGGGCCGGTGCGCGTCCTGGCCCGCCAGTCCGGGGCCGGGGCCGGGCGGGTGGTGTTCGCCGTCATGGGCTGGCTGGCCATCGCCCACGTCATGCTGGCCCCCTCGCCGGTGTCGCGCCTTTTCTGGACCACCGACAGCTTTGCCTTTTCCAGCGACGCCTACGAACCCACCGCCCGCGACGCCGCCATCCTGGCCGAGATCCTCAAAGTCGTGCCCCAGGACCCGCGCGTGGCCGTGGTGTCCCAAAATACCCTGAACTGGGGAGCCTTGGCCGAGCGGCTGGATTACAACAGCTTTCCCCTGGGCGTGTTCGAACCCCATCCCGTGCGCGACCTCTCCGGCGCGACCTGGGCCGATTTCTGGACCTTCGTGCGCACCCGGCAAACCCCGAACTTGCCGGTGCGGTCCTGGCAGGCCCAGTATGTGCTGCTCGACCTCACCCGGCCCTGGTTCGTCCTGGACCGGGGCTGCGAGTTCATCCAGGGAGCCTGCCGCGACGAGGACGTGGCCCGGGAGTTCAACGTGTTCGTCATCCGCGCCCGCCAGGAGTTCGAGGCCCTCTACGACCAGGGCGGTTTCCTCATCCTGCGCCGGCCAAAGCCCGCGACCCCGCCCCCGGCTCCGGCCCTCTTGCCAGCCGAGGCGGCTGCCGCCGGACAACCGGCCGAGGGCGTCGCCGCCAGCCCGAGCGTGAACCAGCCGGTCGTCCAACCGGCCGCCCAGCCGGCGACGCCGGGACAGCCGCCGGCCGTCGTCGGATCGCCGGCCACGGCCGCTCCAGGCGCTGCCGTGCCGACCGGCCAGACATCGGCCACGCCCAAGACCGGGCCGGCCCAGGCCACGCCGGCCACCGCCGCCCCCGCCGCGCCAGGTTCCGCCCTGGCCCCGGCCGGACCGCCTCAGACTACGCCCGAGGGCGACCTGGGCACCGAGATTGAAGTGGAAGTGTTGGACCGGTTCCCGAGCCAGCGCGCCAAAAAGCTCAAGCCCGCCGGCCGCGAGGGCGAAGCCGCCCCGGCCGATCAACCCGGACCGAGCGGCGGTCAGCCGGCCCCGGCCACGCCGCCGGCCTCGTCCGGGGTTCCGACTCCGGCCGACGCATCCGCCGCCGAGGGCGACGTCCCGACCAAACGGCCCCAGCGCCAGCGCCGCCCCAAGCCCGACGCGCCGGAGGCCGCCCCGTCATCCGAGGCCGCCCCGGGCCAGCCGGCCACATCTTCGGCCGTGATTCCGGCCCCGGCCGACACCCCCGCCGCCGAAGGCGAAGCCCCGGCCAAACGCCCCCAACGCCAGCGCCGCCCCAAGCCCGAAACCGTGGAGGCCGCCCCGTCGTCCGAGGCCGGGCAGGGCCAGCCGGCCGCCGCCCCGTCGGGCCAAACGTTGGGCCAGTCGCCAAATCTGGCCCCGGACGCCGCCCCGGCCGACGAGGCCGCCCCGCGCCCGAAGCCCCGGCCCCGACGTCCCAAGAACGTCGAAACCATCGAAGCCGGCCAACCGGCCCCGCAGCCGGCTCCTGCCGCTCCGGCCACGACGCCCTAG
- a CDS encoding oligosaccharide flippase family protein: MKRFLKQNIVILVLLNSGNLFNYLFQLVVGRCMSPADFGGFNALNSTMVIFSAPLAIVPLVMARFTARFVLTDMGLVRALLTRALGLAAGLAVVAYGLGALALPALQAFLHIESPTPILLMLGVMAGSFVLPVPWGMLQGLQRFTGYGIAGASNACFRFLGAIAFVWGLSYGINGALISSLTGIAAALCVNFLFLRDVFPVTPSRLPEGLFKEVGTYSVGMLLSSIIVMVLGNLDVVLVRHYCDAEGAGLYATAAILGRIAFYLPSVLMSVLFTEAATAKESGRNDLSSLWISMGLTAALGGGFALCCLIGSSFVVKLLFGAQYAAAGPLLAVISGAMALLAVANILFVYFQARSEFGFVWFQAAGVGLFLGLTLFFHDTPMTVAWLLFAGIAVMLAGSLCWLLGRVRARRAEAAGV, encoded by the coding sequence GTGAAACGCTTCCTCAAGCAGAACATCGTCATCCTCGTCCTGCTCAACTCCGGCAACCTCTTCAACTACCTCTTTCAATTGGTGGTCGGGCGCTGCATGAGTCCGGCGGATTTCGGCGGCTTCAACGCGCTCAATTCCACCATGGTGATTTTTTCCGCGCCCCTGGCCATCGTGCCCCTGGTCATGGCCCGGTTCACGGCCCGGTTCGTCCTTACCGACATGGGGCTGGTGCGCGCCCTGCTCACCCGCGCCCTGGGCCTGGCCGCCGGCCTGGCCGTGGTGGCCTACGGCCTGGGCGCCCTGGCCCTGCCGGCCTTGCAGGCTTTCCTGCACATCGAATCCCCCACCCCCATCCTGCTCATGCTCGGGGTCATGGCCGGCTCCTTCGTCCTGCCCGTGCCCTGGGGGATGCTCCAGGGACTCCAGCGCTTCACCGGCTACGGCATCGCCGGAGCCTCCAACGCCTGTTTCCGGTTCCTGGGAGCCATCGCCTTTGTCTGGGGCCTGTCCTACGGCATCAACGGCGCGCTGATTTCAAGCCTCACCGGCATCGCCGCGGCGCTGTGCGTCAATTTCCTGTTTCTTCGCGACGTGTTCCCCGTCACGCCCTCGCGCCTGCCCGAGGGGCTTTTCAAGGAAGTCGGCACCTATTCGGTGGGGATGCTCCTGTCGTCGATCATCGTCATGGTGCTGGGCAACCTCGACGTGGTGCTGGTGCGCCACTACTGCGACGCTGAAGGGGCCGGGCTTTACGCCACGGCGGCCATCCTCGGGCGCATCGCCTTTTACCTGCCCTCGGTGCTCATGAGCGTGCTTTTCACCGAGGCGGCCACGGCCAAGGAATCCGGGCGCAACGACCTGTCGTCGCTGTGGATTTCCATGGGCCTGACCGCCGCCCTTGGCGGCGGCTTCGCCCTGTGCTGCCTCATTGGCTCGTCGTTTGTGGTCAAGCTGCTCTTTGGCGCGCAGTATGCGGCGGCCGGCCCGCTTCTGGCCGTCATCAGCGGGGCCATGGCCCTTCTGGCCGTGGCCAACATCCTGTTCGTCTATTTCCAGGCCCGCTCGGAATTCGGCTTTGTCTGGTTCCAGGCCGCCGGGGTCGGGCTTTTTCTGGGGCTCACGCTCTTTTTCCACGACACGCCCATGACCGTGGCCTGGCTGCTGTTCGCCGGCATCGCGGTCATGCTGGCCGGCTCGCTTTGCTGGCTGCTCGGCCGGGTGCGGGCCCGACGGGCCGAAGCGGCCGGAGTCTGA